In Tubulanus polymorphus chromosome 2, tnTubPoly1.2, whole genome shotgun sequence, a single window of DNA contains:
- the LOC141899611 gene encoding cilia- and flagella-associated protein 43-like isoform X2, with protein MDQVGTLELGWTQGYGGGRAEYVDRQTICYKCGNAIKFIEEDGNEFVFPSPGDGLGPLAVHKSNKVFAFAETCLQPRIFIFSYPLFDPIAEMKDAAKLEVSHLSFSSSDYLCSVSGLPEFQLTLWKYADGIKLTSVNINHIIPTSVSFNPANWRQICITSEDDISIWNTEQSDITYTINKQSVKLPSALMSVNVIDEKDRDEMMPTRASTRMTQATIDLPQSAVAGLVGELAEKFEELQDTTAKVKPVSHCWMPNGDLLVGCKDGQFLKIDGELFKVHMLHNPVSDELMKQDSSLHLGISRQGTNVSESTAKSSASVGEVAGYGAFTCLTLDRNNVIAGGEDGVLRLLDVSGHKLKSVETLQYGSPISSLSFNSSYSKVAVGGTHGCVNLLDIKSSTISPPLFDVHHGNFIAAGYLYPGTEHCITLKEDGLLQTWSAESGKLVSSMPIGAPCASLACSPTSHYVAVGAETGHLYIVDVTDINNPRITARHRLYQRALKHITFDQEGRFFLTGSDDGHVFAVYGQPSKRFDVLGEISVPGDVVAITTYLDDKTHLAQAVVTCNASEKKKCGATKLVIFELSDSTVQDPPHSNLKCTLNEEVIKKIVFNFKYPSYGAALTAGNTLYTLAQKTKQLHKIIVPKDPPRKPNSKDSYLGPEDKCSSHGLPGGILNLSIHQRWLMSCAPDGSVHIRLLGNLDKSVSIQPYSYMSGGVNTVTMSWDGQYILCTGFDGTISSYKWQFTSIGMNKSKSLKEAHKNHVMKTMKTCESEDQILGSMSAWTPPPLVSRSNTKSSVQEAEEGEKETEKAADDDDDDEDVYTTPTPTLGADSTWLDHREVDAIKEEDKEYADMKKQLRTEIRDMRRMIQTMMKENDIVPDIEKLGRHEFDLDIDEQARLMAEGEAEVLRIREEIELDNLAKMYLRELIKKECWDDMVVKGRSIVAFNSVLEVSNYPMLERSEEELEMLEKVKKQRLIEMAEMNDRKEILEHGQKNQAPAEEEEDEEKDKDQPSTTGSLGAQYGGGSEYYYNQFELHSREQKSKQIILLQDAICRIKEGFNKEFDDMYKKKEQEIARIKEKNKRMQKIIDDLDLLEKIADPVLGILEKPEGLLVVNDDEVKVEKFLTPEQRKALEEQQKLEEERIAKEKGDNARERALDMMMGGVLEIKKEDELKKDVPVPAFMTQKKPEEWNEEEQKAAKEYERKVKELQEEREKYRKQLETELKKLQGFVEEGTAAYDDFLYNFFMKKVKTESVIYQEELKMLRLRYVMLIEEQMEIREAELNRLLDKKKQEKVFAAQLVSETRKNVEGFREQYEILSAEDKVMDKNFKREFHDVPGIVVDQLYKLFRRRPRGQKTLRDTPSHDVRGLDPFAERPSTARQHQIHLQTMEQALNELDKESNIPEGVELDIWERMCKYRRMKITSEQMMKSKALILAEMNAFQQKRIEEDERLRNEIDDLNQAVNKLKEDRLRFICNLEVQLLLKQGQVEVDAGSFIHDFTRSVLIHRSDVEELNGKIRGLGESKIASMVESKDFRKGIIQQEWEHKKMLMEMEDLKNKMRDIQMLKVTREIQAYLNETDHEAKIVQEIATLEQTIALLKQQHEKNVQDRKSTLKELRKIIREREEENKSLDGELEELNVSVNERRHIHEVDADKEKDLGAEKRYQDIVQRRKLVDLAKAQAQEVAVLRAEVERLRMRTFPALVQVEH; from the exons ATGGATCAAGTTGGAACTCTAGAACTTGG TTGGACGCAGGGTTACGGCGGTGGAAGAGCTGAATACGTAGATCGTCAAACTATATGTTACAAATGCGGTAACGCGATTAAATTCATCGAAGAAGATGGAAACGAGTTTGTTTTCCCGAGTCCCGGTGACGGCCTCGGTCCGCTCGCCGTGCACAAATCGAACAAAGTATTTGCATTCGCTGAGACGTGTTTGCAACCGAGAATATTCATATTCTCATATCCATTGTTCGATCCAATTGCTGAAATGAAAG ATGCTGCAAAGCTTGAAGTATCTCATCTGAGTTTTTCTTCAAGCGATTACTTGTGCAGCGTTTCAGGCCTACCAGAATTTCAACTGACATTATG GAAATACGCCGACGGAATAAAATTGACATCGGTTAACATTAATCATATAATACCGACGAGTGTCTCTTTCAATCCGGCCAACTGGAGACAGATTTGTATCACATCGGAAGATGATATCAGTATCTGGAATACAGAGCAGTCGGATATTACTTACACGATTAATAAACA ATCTGTGAAATTACCATCTGCGTTGATGAGCGTTAACGTCATTGATGAAAAAGATCGCGATGAAATGATGCCGACACGAGCCTCGACGCGCATGACTCAAGCTACCATCGATCTACCGCAGTCAGCAGTTGCCGGACTCGTCGGAGAATTAGCTGAAAAATTCGAAGAGCTTCAAGATACAACGGCTAAGGTGAAACCGGTGTCACACTGTTGGATGCCTAATGGTGATCTATTAGTAGGGTGTAAAGACGGACAATTTCTAAAG ATTGATGGAGAGTTGTTCAAAGTTCATATGTTACACAATCCAGTGAGTGATGAATTGATGAAACAGGATAGTTCATTGCATCTGGGCATCAGTCGCCAGGGGACAAATGTATCAGAATCAACTG CGAAATCTAGTGCTAGTGTAGGTGAAGTGGCAGGTTATGGAGCATTCACTTGTTTGACACTGGATAGAAATAACGTCATTGCTGGTGGTGAG gaTGGTGTGCTGCGTCTGCTCGATGTCAGCGGTCATAAACTGAAATCAGTTGAAACTCTTCAATACGGCAGCCCGATATCGTCTCTTTCATTTAACAGCTCGTATAGTAAAGTCGCTGTAGGTGGCACTCACGGTTGTGTAAATCTGTTGGATATCAAGTCATCGACTATATCGCCGCCTTTATTTGATGTACATCATGGAAATTTTATCGCCGCTGGATACTTGTACCCGGGAACTGAACATTGTATT acTCTAAAAGAAGATGGTTTATTGCAAACTTGGTCTGCTGAATCTGGCAAACTCGTGTCTAGTATGCCAATTGGAGCACCT TGTGCTAGTTTGGCCTGTAGTCCAACTAGTCATTACGTGGCTGTAGGAGCGGAGACCGGTCATCTTTATATCGTTGATGTTACTGACATTAACAACCCTCGAATAACAGCCAGACACCGGCTCTATCAACGAGCTCTGAAACATATTAC ATTCGATCAAGAAGGTCGATTTTTCCTGACTGGTTCAGATGATGGCCATGTGTTTGCGGTTTATGGTCAACCGTCAAAACGATTTGATGTCTTGGGTGAAATCA GTGTCCCGGGTGATGTTGTTGCGATTACTACATATCTCGATGATAAAACCCATCTGGCCCAGGCTGTTGTTACTTGCAACGCATCAGAGAAAAAGAAATGCGGTGCAACGAAACTGGTTATCTTTGAGCTGTCAGATTCCACAGTACAAG ATCCACCGCACTCGAATCTGAAATGTACTTTGAATGAAGAAGTGATCAAAAAGATTGTATTCAACTTCAAATATCCCTCGTACGGAGCGGCATTAACTGCTGGAAACACCCTTTATACTCTTGCTCAGAAAACTAAACAGCTTCACAAGATTATCGTCCCTAAAGATCCACCACGGAAG CCGAACAGTAAAGATTCGTATCTGGGACCCGAAGATAAATGTAGCAGCCACGGATTGCCAGGAGGAATACTGAATTTATCGATACATCAAAGATGGTTGATGTCCTGTGCTCCAGATGGTTCAGTGCATATCAGACTTCTCGGGAACTTG GATAAGTCAGTGTCGATTCAACCATACAGCTACATGAGTGGAGGTGTTAATACCGTAACTATGAGTTGGGATGGTCAATATATTCTTTGTACTGGATTTGATGGAACCATATCATCTTATAAATGGCA ATTTACGAGTATCGGAATgaataaatctaaaagtcTAAAAGAAGCGCACAAAAATCACGTTATGAAAACGATGAAGACCTGTGAAAGCGAGGATCAGATTCTCGGTAGTATGTCTGCTTGGACTCCACCTCCTCTCGTGTCTCGTTCCAATACCAAATCATCTGTTCAG GAAGCAGAAGAGGGGGAAAAGGAGACCGAAAAagctgctgatgatgatgatgatgatgaagatgtgTACACCACACCTACTCCAACTCTTGGTGCAGATTCAACCTGGTTGGATCACAGAGAAGTCGAT GCTATAAAAGAAGAGGACAAGGAATATGCCGATATGAAGAAGCAACTTAGAACTGAAATTCGAGATATGAGACGAATG ATTCAAACAATGATGAAGGAAAATGATATCGTGCCAGACATTGAGAAACTCGGACGTCATGAATTTGATCTGGATATTGATGAACAAGCTCGTTTGATGGCTGAAGGGGAAGCAGAAGTACTGAGA atCAGAGAGGAAATCGAGTTGGATAATCTGGCTAAGATGTACCTACGAGAGTTGATTAAAAAGGAATGTTGGGATGATATGGTTGTCAAAGGGCGATCGATTGTT GCGTTCAACTCGGTGTTGGAAGTATCGAATTATCCAATGCTAGAACGTTCAGAAGAGGAATTAGAAATGCTTGAAAAAGTGAAGAAACAACGTCTGATCGAAATGGCAGAAATGAAC gatcgTAAAGAAATTCTTGAGCATGGACAGAAAAACCAAGCT CCTGCTGAAGAAGAGGAAGATGAAGAGAAAGATAAAGATCAACCGTCTACTACCGGAAGCCTTG GTGCTCAATATGGAGGCGGCAGTGAATATTATTACAACCAGTTTGAGCTGCATTCACGAGAACAAAAAAGCAAACAGATCATCTTGTTACAG GATGCAATATGTCGGATTAAAGAAGGGTTTAACAAAGAATTTGACGACATGTACAAGAAAAAAGAACAGGAAATCGCAAGGATTAAAGAGAAAAATAAGCGAATGCAAAAGATTATTGATGATTTGGATTTATTGGAAAAGATCGCAGATCCGGTTTTAGGAATTCTCGAAAAACCTGAAGGTTTGCTTGTTGTGAACGATGACGAG GTTAAAGTGGAGAAGTTTCTTACACCTGAACAACGCAAAGCGTTggaagaacaacagaaattagAAGAGGAAAGAATCGCTAAAGAGAAAGGAGACAATGCTAGAGAACGAGCTTTGGATATGATGATGGGTGGTGTCTTAGAG ATCAAGAAAGAAGATGAATTGAAGAAAGATGTTCCAGTTCCCGCGTTTATGACACAAAAGAAACCAGAGGAATGGAATGAAGAGGAACAGAAAGCCGCTAAAGAATACGAACGCAAAGTAAAAGAACTTCAAGAGGAAAGGGAAAAATACAGAAAG CAATTAGAGACAGAGTTGAAAAAGTTGCAAGGATTTGTCGAGGAGGGAACTGCTGCCTATGATGATTTTCTGTATAATTTCTTCATGAAGAAAGTCAAAACAGAAAGCGTCATCTATCAG GAAGAATTGAAGATGTTGAGATTGCGATATGTTATGTTGATTGAAGAACAAATGGAAATCCGTGAAGCTGAATTGAATCGGCTGTTGGATAAGAAGAAACAAGAGAAG GTGTTCGCTGCTCAGTTGGTTTCTGAAACGAGGAAGAACGTCGAAGGTTTTAGAGAACAGTATGAAATTCTTTCAGCCGAAGATAAAGTAATGGATAAAAATTTCAAACGAGAATTCCATGATGTACCGGGAATTGTCGTCGATCAACTTTACAAGCTTTTCAGACGTAGGCCCAG GGGACAAAAGACATTACGCGATACCCCTAGCCACGATGTACGTGGTCTGGACCCGTTTGCAGAACGACCTTCGACAGCGCGTCAACATCAGATTCATTTACAGACAATGGAACAAGCTCtgaatgaattagataaagaGTCAAATATACCTGAAGGTGTTGAGCTCGATATCTGGGAGAGAATGTGTAAATATAGACGAATGAAAATAACCAGTGAACAAATG ATGAAAAGTAAAGCGTTGATTCTGGCTGAAATGAATGCATTCCAGCAGAAACGTATCGAGGAAGATGAGCGTttgagaaatgaaattgatgatttaaatcaaGCTGTCAACAA GTTGAAAGAAGATCGTTTGAGATTCATTTGTAATCTGGAAGTTCAGCTGTTACTGAAGCAGGGTCAGGTAGAAGTAGATGCTGGTTCTTTCATTCATGATTTCACTCGTAGCGTTCTCATTCATCGCAGTGATGTGGAGGAGCTTAATGGCAAAATACGA GGATTGGGAGAAAGTAAAATTGCTAGTATGGTTGAAAGTAAAGATTTCCGCAAAGGTATCATACAACAAGAGTGGGAACACAAGAAAATGTTGATGGAAATGGAAGATCTAAAGAACAAGATGAGAGACATTCAGATGTTGAAAGTAACAAGAGAAATACAAGCT TATTTGAATGAAACTGACCATGAAGCTAAGATCGTACAAGAAATTGCCACATTGGAACAGACTATTGCTCTTCTCAAGCAG CAACATGAAAAGAACGTTCAGGACCGCAAGAGCACGCTGAAAGAACTACGTAAAATAATCCGCGAAAGAGAAGAGGAAAATAAATCGTTAGATGGAGAATTAGAGGAGTTGAATGTGTCGGTCAACGAGCGCAGACATATTCATGAAGTTGATG ctgataaagaaaaagatCTCGGAGCCGAGAAGAGATATCAGGATATCGTGCAGAGAAGAAAGCTAGTCGACTTGGCTAAAGCGCAGGCTCAGGAAGTGGCCGTTTTGAGAGCAGAAGTCGAGCGACTTCGTATGAGAACATTCCCTGCTTTGGTACAAGTAGAACACTAA
- the LOC141899611 gene encoding cilia- and flagella-associated protein 43-like isoform X1: MDQVGTLELGWTQGYGGGRAEYVDRQTICYKCGNAIKFIEEDGNEFVFPSPGDGLGPLAVHKSNKVFAFAETCLQPRIFIFSYPLFDPIAEMKDAAKLEVSHLSFSSSDYLCSVSGLPEFQLTLWKYADGIKLTSVNINHIIPTSVSFNPANWRQICITSEDDISIWNTEQSDITYTINKQSVKLPSALMSVNVIDEKDRDEMMPTRASTRMTQATIDLPQSAVAGLVGELAEKFEELQDTTAKVKPVSHCWMPNGDLLVGCKDGQFLKIDGELFKVHMLHNPVSDELMKQDSSLHLGISRQGTNVSESTAKSSASVGEVAGYGAFTCLTLDRNNVIAGGEDGVLRLLDVSGHKLKSVETLQYGSPISSLSFNSSYSKVAVGGTHGCVNLLDIKSSTISPPLFDVHHGNFIAAGYLYPGTEHCITLKEDGLLQTWSAESGKLVSSMPIGAPCASLACSPTSHYVAVGAETGHLYIVDVTDINNPRITARHRLYQRALKHITFDQEGRFFLTGSDDGHVFAVYGQPSKRFDVLGEISVPGDVVAITTYLDDKTHLAQAVVTCNASEKKKCGATKLVIFELSDSTVQDPPHSNLKCTLNEEVIKKIVFNFKYPSYGAALTAGNTLYTLAQKTKQLHKIIVPKDPPRKPNSKDSYLGPEDKCSSHGLPGGILNLSIHQRWLMSCAPDGSVHIRLLGNLDKSVSIQPYSYMSGGVNTVTMSWDGQYILCTGFDGTISSYKWQFTSIGMNKSKSLKEAHKNHVMKTMKTCESEDQILGSMSAWTPPPLVSRSNTKSSVQEAEEGEKETEKAADDDDDDEDVYTTPTPTLGADSTWLDHREVDAIKEEDKEYADMKKQLRTEIRDMRRMIQTMMKENDIVPDIEKLGRHEFDLDIDEQARLMAEGEAEVLRIREEIELDNLAKMYLRELIKKECWDDMVVKGRSIVAFNSVLEVSNYPMLERSEEELEMLEKVKKQRLIEMAEMNDRKEILEHGQKNQAPAEEEEDEEKDKDQPSTTGSLDVRLGLTSGAQYGGGSEYYYNQFELHSREQKSKQIILLQDAICRIKEGFNKEFDDMYKKKEQEIARIKEKNKRMQKIIDDLDLLEKIADPVLGILEKPEGLLVVNDDEVKVEKFLTPEQRKALEEQQKLEEERIAKEKGDNARERALDMMMGGVLEIKKEDELKKDVPVPAFMTQKKPEEWNEEEQKAAKEYERKVKELQEEREKYRKQLETELKKLQGFVEEGTAAYDDFLYNFFMKKVKTESVIYQEELKMLRLRYVMLIEEQMEIREAELNRLLDKKKQEKVFAAQLVSETRKNVEGFREQYEILSAEDKVMDKNFKREFHDVPGIVVDQLYKLFRRRPRGQKTLRDTPSHDVRGLDPFAERPSTARQHQIHLQTMEQALNELDKESNIPEGVELDIWERMCKYRRMKITSEQMMKSKALILAEMNAFQQKRIEEDERLRNEIDDLNQAVNKLKEDRLRFICNLEVQLLLKQGQVEVDAGSFIHDFTRSVLIHRSDVEELNGKIRGLGESKIASMVESKDFRKGIIQQEWEHKKMLMEMEDLKNKMRDIQMLKVTREIQAYLNETDHEAKIVQEIATLEQTIALLKQQHEKNVQDRKSTLKELRKIIREREEENKSLDGELEELNVSVNERRHIHEVDADKEKDLGAEKRYQDIVQRRKLVDLAKAQAQEVAVLRAEVERLRMRTFPALVQVEH, translated from the exons ATGGATCAAGTTGGAACTCTAGAACTTGG TTGGACGCAGGGTTACGGCGGTGGAAGAGCTGAATACGTAGATCGTCAAACTATATGTTACAAATGCGGTAACGCGATTAAATTCATCGAAGAAGATGGAAACGAGTTTGTTTTCCCGAGTCCCGGTGACGGCCTCGGTCCGCTCGCCGTGCACAAATCGAACAAAGTATTTGCATTCGCTGAGACGTGTTTGCAACCGAGAATATTCATATTCTCATATCCATTGTTCGATCCAATTGCTGAAATGAAAG ATGCTGCAAAGCTTGAAGTATCTCATCTGAGTTTTTCTTCAAGCGATTACTTGTGCAGCGTTTCAGGCCTACCAGAATTTCAACTGACATTATG GAAATACGCCGACGGAATAAAATTGACATCGGTTAACATTAATCATATAATACCGACGAGTGTCTCTTTCAATCCGGCCAACTGGAGACAGATTTGTATCACATCGGAAGATGATATCAGTATCTGGAATACAGAGCAGTCGGATATTACTTACACGATTAATAAACA ATCTGTGAAATTACCATCTGCGTTGATGAGCGTTAACGTCATTGATGAAAAAGATCGCGATGAAATGATGCCGACACGAGCCTCGACGCGCATGACTCAAGCTACCATCGATCTACCGCAGTCAGCAGTTGCCGGACTCGTCGGAGAATTAGCTGAAAAATTCGAAGAGCTTCAAGATACAACGGCTAAGGTGAAACCGGTGTCACACTGTTGGATGCCTAATGGTGATCTATTAGTAGGGTGTAAAGACGGACAATTTCTAAAG ATTGATGGAGAGTTGTTCAAAGTTCATATGTTACACAATCCAGTGAGTGATGAATTGATGAAACAGGATAGTTCATTGCATCTGGGCATCAGTCGCCAGGGGACAAATGTATCAGAATCAACTG CGAAATCTAGTGCTAGTGTAGGTGAAGTGGCAGGTTATGGAGCATTCACTTGTTTGACACTGGATAGAAATAACGTCATTGCTGGTGGTGAG gaTGGTGTGCTGCGTCTGCTCGATGTCAGCGGTCATAAACTGAAATCAGTTGAAACTCTTCAATACGGCAGCCCGATATCGTCTCTTTCATTTAACAGCTCGTATAGTAAAGTCGCTGTAGGTGGCACTCACGGTTGTGTAAATCTGTTGGATATCAAGTCATCGACTATATCGCCGCCTTTATTTGATGTACATCATGGAAATTTTATCGCCGCTGGATACTTGTACCCGGGAACTGAACATTGTATT acTCTAAAAGAAGATGGTTTATTGCAAACTTGGTCTGCTGAATCTGGCAAACTCGTGTCTAGTATGCCAATTGGAGCACCT TGTGCTAGTTTGGCCTGTAGTCCAACTAGTCATTACGTGGCTGTAGGAGCGGAGACCGGTCATCTTTATATCGTTGATGTTACTGACATTAACAACCCTCGAATAACAGCCAGACACCGGCTCTATCAACGAGCTCTGAAACATATTAC ATTCGATCAAGAAGGTCGATTTTTCCTGACTGGTTCAGATGATGGCCATGTGTTTGCGGTTTATGGTCAACCGTCAAAACGATTTGATGTCTTGGGTGAAATCA GTGTCCCGGGTGATGTTGTTGCGATTACTACATATCTCGATGATAAAACCCATCTGGCCCAGGCTGTTGTTACTTGCAACGCATCAGAGAAAAAGAAATGCGGTGCAACGAAACTGGTTATCTTTGAGCTGTCAGATTCCACAGTACAAG ATCCACCGCACTCGAATCTGAAATGTACTTTGAATGAAGAAGTGATCAAAAAGATTGTATTCAACTTCAAATATCCCTCGTACGGAGCGGCATTAACTGCTGGAAACACCCTTTATACTCTTGCTCAGAAAACTAAACAGCTTCACAAGATTATCGTCCCTAAAGATCCACCACGGAAG CCGAACAGTAAAGATTCGTATCTGGGACCCGAAGATAAATGTAGCAGCCACGGATTGCCAGGAGGAATACTGAATTTATCGATACATCAAAGATGGTTGATGTCCTGTGCTCCAGATGGTTCAGTGCATATCAGACTTCTCGGGAACTTG GATAAGTCAGTGTCGATTCAACCATACAGCTACATGAGTGGAGGTGTTAATACCGTAACTATGAGTTGGGATGGTCAATATATTCTTTGTACTGGATTTGATGGAACCATATCATCTTATAAATGGCA ATTTACGAGTATCGGAATgaataaatctaaaagtcTAAAAGAAGCGCACAAAAATCACGTTATGAAAACGATGAAGACCTGTGAAAGCGAGGATCAGATTCTCGGTAGTATGTCTGCTTGGACTCCACCTCCTCTCGTGTCTCGTTCCAATACCAAATCATCTGTTCAG GAAGCAGAAGAGGGGGAAAAGGAGACCGAAAAagctgctgatgatgatgatgatgatgaagatgtgTACACCACACCTACTCCAACTCTTGGTGCAGATTCAACCTGGTTGGATCACAGAGAAGTCGAT GCTATAAAAGAAGAGGACAAGGAATATGCCGATATGAAGAAGCAACTTAGAACTGAAATTCGAGATATGAGACGAATG ATTCAAACAATGATGAAGGAAAATGATATCGTGCCAGACATTGAGAAACTCGGACGTCATGAATTTGATCTGGATATTGATGAACAAGCTCGTTTGATGGCTGAAGGGGAAGCAGAAGTACTGAGA atCAGAGAGGAAATCGAGTTGGATAATCTGGCTAAGATGTACCTACGAGAGTTGATTAAAAAGGAATGTTGGGATGATATGGTTGTCAAAGGGCGATCGATTGTT GCGTTCAACTCGGTGTTGGAAGTATCGAATTATCCAATGCTAGAACGTTCAGAAGAGGAATTAGAAATGCTTGAAAAAGTGAAGAAACAACGTCTGATCGAAATGGCAGAAATGAAC gatcgTAAAGAAATTCTTGAGCATGGACAGAAAAACCAAGCT CCTGCTGAAGAAGAGGAAGATGAAGAGAAAGATAAAGATCAACCGTCTACTACCGGAAGCCTTG ATGTAAGATTGGGGTTAACTTCTG GTGCTCAATATGGAGGCGGCAGTGAATATTATTACAACCAGTTTGAGCTGCATTCACGAGAACAAAAAAGCAAACAGATCATCTTGTTACAG GATGCAATATGTCGGATTAAAGAAGGGTTTAACAAAGAATTTGACGACATGTACAAGAAAAAAGAACAGGAAATCGCAAGGATTAAAGAGAAAAATAAGCGAATGCAAAAGATTATTGATGATTTGGATTTATTGGAAAAGATCGCAGATCCGGTTTTAGGAATTCTCGAAAAACCTGAAGGTTTGCTTGTTGTGAACGATGACGAG GTTAAAGTGGAGAAGTTTCTTACACCTGAACAACGCAAAGCGTTggaagaacaacagaaattagAAGAGGAAAGAATCGCTAAAGAGAAAGGAGACAATGCTAGAGAACGAGCTTTGGATATGATGATGGGTGGTGTCTTAGAG ATCAAGAAAGAAGATGAATTGAAGAAAGATGTTCCAGTTCCCGCGTTTATGACACAAAAGAAACCAGAGGAATGGAATGAAGAGGAACAGAAAGCCGCTAAAGAATACGAACGCAAAGTAAAAGAACTTCAAGAGGAAAGGGAAAAATACAGAAAG CAATTAGAGACAGAGTTGAAAAAGTTGCAAGGATTTGTCGAGGAGGGAACTGCTGCCTATGATGATTTTCTGTATAATTTCTTCATGAAGAAAGTCAAAACAGAAAGCGTCATCTATCAG GAAGAATTGAAGATGTTGAGATTGCGATATGTTATGTTGATTGAAGAACAAATGGAAATCCGTGAAGCTGAATTGAATCGGCTGTTGGATAAGAAGAAACAAGAGAAG GTGTTCGCTGCTCAGTTGGTTTCTGAAACGAGGAAGAACGTCGAAGGTTTTAGAGAACAGTATGAAATTCTTTCAGCCGAAGATAAAGTAATGGATAAAAATTTCAAACGAGAATTCCATGATGTACCGGGAATTGTCGTCGATCAACTTTACAAGCTTTTCAGACGTAGGCCCAG GGGACAAAAGACATTACGCGATACCCCTAGCCACGATGTACGTGGTCTGGACCCGTTTGCAGAACGACCTTCGACAGCGCGTCAACATCAGATTCATTTACAGACAATGGAACAAGCTCtgaatgaattagataaagaGTCAAATATACCTGAAGGTGTTGAGCTCGATATCTGGGAGAGAATGTGTAAATATAGACGAATGAAAATAACCAGTGAACAAATG ATGAAAAGTAAAGCGTTGATTCTGGCTGAAATGAATGCATTCCAGCAGAAACGTATCGAGGAAGATGAGCGTttgagaaatgaaattgatgatttaaatcaaGCTGTCAACAA GTTGAAAGAAGATCGTTTGAGATTCATTTGTAATCTGGAAGTTCAGCTGTTACTGAAGCAGGGTCAGGTAGAAGTAGATGCTGGTTCTTTCATTCATGATTTCACTCGTAGCGTTCTCATTCATCGCAGTGATGTGGAGGAGCTTAATGGCAAAATACGA GGATTGGGAGAAAGTAAAATTGCTAGTATGGTTGAAAGTAAAGATTTCCGCAAAGGTATCATACAACAAGAGTGGGAACACAAGAAAATGTTGATGGAAATGGAAGATCTAAAGAACAAGATGAGAGACATTCAGATGTTGAAAGTAACAAGAGAAATACAAGCT TATTTGAATGAAACTGACCATGAAGCTAAGATCGTACAAGAAATTGCCACATTGGAACAGACTATTGCTCTTCTCAAGCAG CAACATGAAAAGAACGTTCAGGACCGCAAGAGCACGCTGAAAGAACTACGTAAAATAATCCGCGAAAGAGAAGAGGAAAATAAATCGTTAGATGGAGAATTAGAGGAGTTGAATGTGTCGGTCAACGAGCGCAGACATATTCATGAAGTTGATG ctgataaagaaaaagatCTCGGAGCCGAGAAGAGATATCAGGATATCGTGCAGAGAAGAAAGCTAGTCGACTTGGCTAAAGCGCAGGCTCAGGAAGTGGCCGTTTTGAGAGCAGAAGTCGAGCGACTTCGTATGAGAACATTCCCTGCTTTGGTACAAGTAGAACACTAA